A window of Blastocatellia bacterium genomic DNA:
TGGCAATGGCATTGGCGACATCGTCTCGCTGTTCGACCATGTCGACCACAAACGCCTGACGAGCCGGCGTGTCAAACGCATTGATGATGCCCTGAAAAATACTCAGCACGATGATGTGCCAAACCGCGATCACGTGCATCAAGGCGAGAATGGCCAACATCAAGGACTGACTCATGGACAGCGTTTGAGTGATCACCAGGATTCGATGACGATCCCATCTATCCACCAGCACGCCAGCCAAAGGAGCTAAAAGAAAGGTCGGGATCTGACCGGCAAATCCGACCATGCCTAATAAGAGCGCCGAGTCCGTCAGCCGATAGACCAGCCAGCTCGTGGCCACGCGGGTCAACCACGTCCCAATCAGGGAGATGCTCTGCCCGCCAAAATAAAGACGGTAATTCCTATAACGCAAGGCACGAAAGAGGAACTCCAGCCGCTTGACCTCATCCTGCCGTTGCGCCTCAGGTTGCGACATATCATTTCCCATACGACTTTTTTCGTTGCACGACCCAATACAGCAAGAGGAGAAGAATGATCGAGCACGAACCGATGGCCAGCGGGCGGTGGACATTGGTCGAGACCCACACCCATTCTTCGCCTAAAAAGTAGCCGATGACGATGAACGTCGCCGACCAAATGAAACCTCCCGTATAAGCGAACGCGGCAAACACAGGCAGTCGGAGCTTAGTTGATCCAGCCACCAGGGCGATGACGTGTCGGGCACCCGGCAAAAAGTAACCAAACAGCAAGCCCCACTTCCCGACACGATCAAACCACTGGTGGACACGATTGAATTCAGCGGGCCTGAGGTGAACCAGGTGACCGTATTTCTCGACCAGGTAAAGGCCGACCGTGCGCCCTAACCCATAACTGACGGTGATGCCGCAGACGCTGCCCAGAAATGCCGCCGCCACGGTAGCAACAGGATGGAGGTCGCCTTTGTAGATCAGATAGCCAGCAAATGTGAGCACAGCTTCATCTGGAATGGGGATGCCGATGATGCCTAGCATGAGCAAAGAAAAGATCCCCATGTATCCATGCTGTGTCACCCCGTGAAGCACTATTTCCACGCCGAAGGGAGTTTAAAGCCGGTCGGGAACCCCCGTCAAGAAAGTCACCGGCCAGAGTCATGCCTCTTCATCAACCCGATGAGGTCCGTGCGGCGGGGTCCGTCCAGTTCCTGCTTCAGCAGACGCAGCCCAGCCACGACGATATCACGATGGTGAATATCCTCCGTTCCGGGCTGTTGGGACACAGAGAGCCAGAGCTGGTGAATCAGATTCAGGTCTTCTTCGCTCAATTGTGGCTCGTGCGCACCCAGCCGGAAGGCTTTCACTTGTCCGCTTAGTCCAACGACCTCTAGAACGATGGATTTCCGGTCGCTTCCGGGGATCTGCGCCCAGGCGATCTCCAGCCGCTGGCTCTGCTTCTCGGCAGACAGCGCGTGCGACTGTCCCAGGATGATCCGGGAAGCATTCAGCCTGAAGGCCGTCCAGGCGATGCCCGGAAAAACGCCGATTGAAGGCACTACCAGCAGACTCACGGGCCGGCCTAGCCGCTCCGCTACCGCCACGACCTTCGTAAAGAGTAATTGTTGCCATGTGCCGAAGATTTCGTCGTGGTAAAAACGCTCAGCCCCGGAAGACCCACGCATCACCTTGACCGAGACAACAACGACATCTTGCTTGGTGGTATCCGTTTGTTCAAGCGCATACTCCAGATGGCGAAGGTGAGCGCCATTGCGCACGGGTACGAGCACACTGCCCGGTCGCACGCCCACCGCTTCTGGCTCAGCCGTCTCCTGCTCGACCAGTTGAAACTGATCGAGTTCTGGTTCACGCCCGGCCCGCCGGCGCTGGGCGCGCCGCTCCGAGAAGGTGAAGAGAGCGAAGAAGACGCCGGTGAACGCCAGGCCGGAGATGGTGGCCACCTGCTTGGTCAGCAAATTCGTTCCTGCGATGGCGAAGAGCGCGACGGTAATCAAGCCGAGCCCGACCGGCAACTCCAGCCGGCCCACGCGAACATTGAACGGCACGCGGTAGGAGCGCTGGCCCGGCTCGGTAAAGCGCAGCACCAGTACAGCCAGCGCCTTGAAGGCAAAGCTCCAGATCACACCGAAGGCATACGCCTCGCCCAGCACGTAAACGCGTCCGCCACTGATGAGGATCGTGACGATCTGGAGCATCACCACCAGATCAATGATCCGGTAGGTCGTGCCGAATTTGTGGTGCGGAGCGCGGAACCAATCGCTCAATACGCCGTCTTCTGAGACGCGATTCAACACGCCGTTGGAGCCGACAATCGCGGTGTTGACGGCACCGGCCAATATCAGAAAACCGACGAAGACCACAAAACCTTGAAGCAGCAGTTTCATCCAGGCCGGGCCGACCACATACATCGCTAGCCCACCGATCAAGTTGTCGAAATATTCAGACCTCACCTGGTCAGGAATGAGCATCACGGCGAAG
This region includes:
- a CDS encoding MFS transporter; translation: MSQPEAQRQDEVKRLEFLFRALRYRNYRLYFGGQSISLIGTWLTRVATSWLVYRLTDSALLLGMVGFAGQIPTFLLAPLAGVLVDRWDRHRILVITQTLSMSQSLMLAILALMHVIAVWHIIVLSIFQGIINAFDTPARQAFVVDMVEQRDDVANAIA
- a CDS encoding DedA family protein, whose protein sequence is MGIFSLLMLGIIGIPIPDEAVLTFAGYLIYKGDLHPVATVAAAFLGSVCGITVSYGLGRTVGLYLVEKYGHLVHLRPAEFNRVHQWFDRVGKWGLLFGYFLPGARHVIALVAGSTKLRLPVFAAFAYTGGFIWSATFIVIGYFLGEEWVWVSTNVHRPLAIGSCSIILLLLLYWVVQRKKSYGK
- a CDS encoding APC family permease; amino-acid sequence: MAMARTDKARVVVATTVLLSFISFWRAAAIVLSDLASSAFYVGGIAEEAVGKSAPWFILSVMLFSYAVRAVYVESCAMFTRGGVYRVVKEAMGRPLAKLSVSALMFDYILTGPISGVSAGQYLAGLMSDTLQHFRGSGLSSGQMRVIAVGLALAITLYFWRQNIKGMHESSERALRIMQVTTVMVVLVIAWCVITVAVRGAVLPPLPTDQTIRFSDEALGWLNGTRLPNILPIAILIGFGHSILAMSGEESLAQVNREIEHPKIKNLRRAGLVIFIYSLVFTSLVSFFAVMLIPDQVRSEYFDNLIGGLAMYVVGPAWMKLLLQGFVVFVGFLILAGAVNTAIVGSNGVLNRVSEDGVLSDWFRAPHHKFGTTYRIIDLVVMLQIVTILISGGRVYVLGEAYAFGVIWSFAFKALAVLVLRFTEPGQRSYRVPFNVRVGRLELPVGLGLITVALFAIAGTNLLTKQVATISGLAFTGVFFALFTFSERRAQRRRAGREPELDQFQLVEQETAEPEAVGVRPGSVLVPVRNGAHLRHLEYALEQTDTTKQDVVVVSVKVMRGSSGAERFYHDEIFGTWQQLLFTKVVAVAERLGRPVSLLVVPSIGVFPGIAWTAFRLNASRIILGQSHALSAEKQSQRLEIAWAQIPGSDRKSIVLEVVGLSGQVKAFRLGAHEPQLSEEDLNLIHQLWLSVSQQPGTEDIHHRDIVVAGLRLLKQELDGPRRTDLIGLMKRHDSGR